The genomic segment GGCCTGTATCTTAATGGTATAGGCCTTTTTTCTTGACGGATATCTGGCTTAAATATACACTCTGATTAAGAGATTTTTAATGGTGAGAGGGATGGCTGAGAAAGTTAAATTTGCTCAAATAGTTATAGGTTTACCAATAGATGAAATATTCACCTATTCTGTGCCATCTCATCTTAAGGAGAAAATAAAAATTGGAATGCGGGTATATGTTCCCTTTGGAAACAGAAAAATGACAGGCTATGTTGTTGATTTCATTGATTATTCTAAAAGAAAAGATATTAAAGAAATCCTTTCAGTATTAGACGAGAGACCTGTTTTTGATAAAGATATGCTAAAGCTCACGAAGTGGGTATCTGATTACTATTTTTGTCCAT from the Nitrospinota bacterium genome contains:
- a CDS encoding primosomal protein N', with protein sequence MAEKVKFAQIVIGLPIDEIFTYSVPSHLKEKIKIGMRVYVPFGNRKMTGYVVDFIDYSKRKDIKEILSVLDERPVFDKDMLKLTKWVSDYYFCPWGEVVKAALPKGMDVKSYEFVMLSEQGRESLKKRIQKKKVEKKILDILSEVKGLKTNQLIKRTGI